One genomic segment of Acidimicrobiales bacterium includes these proteins:
- the egtB gene encoding ergothioneine biosynthesis protein EgtB, with translation MGRQRRTGRTPLGGVVDLNAMMAGRLEAARRRTLDLLAPVPDDGLMRQHSPLMSPLVWDLAHVGNYEEQWLLRALGGPAVGPQWDSVYDAFRHPRRDRPSLPMMGPAEAREYAAVVRGRVLDLLERLPLDDGPTRTLRRPAPGPSPSQSAPPPAGELTPGAFVHGMVVQHEHQHIETMLATLELAEESDWLPTAEEPPAGGIVSGEVLVDGGPFVMGTDTEPWAYDNERPAHVVDLAPFWIDAAPVTNAQYLAFVESGAYQEPRWWSPAGWAWREESGLAHPGGWCAEGAASRSEIRFGRRHDLALDQPVEHVCWHEADAFARWAGKRLPTEPEWEKAASWGRDGHKRAYPWGDDDPTPALANLGQAHLGPAPVGAYPAGVSPWGCHQMIGDVWEWTASDFLAYPGFASFPYREYSEVFYGSEYKVLRGGSWATDPTAIRTTFRNWDYPIRRQIFAGFRCARDA, from the coding sequence GTGGGCCGCCAGCGACGGACCGGTCGAACCCCCCTTGGCGGCGTCGTGGACCTGAACGCCATGATGGCCGGGCGCCTCGAGGCGGCGCGGCGTCGCACCCTCGACCTCCTGGCTCCGGTTCCCGACGACGGCCTGATGCGCCAGCATTCGCCGCTCATGTCCCCGCTCGTCTGGGACCTGGCCCACGTCGGCAACTACGAGGAGCAGTGGCTCCTACGGGCCTTGGGCGGGCCCGCCGTCGGCCCGCAGTGGGACTCGGTGTACGACGCCTTCCGCCACCCGCGGCGGGACCGCCCGTCGCTGCCGATGATGGGGCCCGCCGAGGCCCGCGAGTACGCGGCCGTGGTGCGGGGCCGGGTGCTCGACCTGCTGGAGCGTCTCCCGCTCGACGACGGCCCGACGAGGACGCTTCGCCGGCCTGCTCCGGGCCCATCACCGAGCCAGAGCGCGCCGCCTCCCGCCGGCGAGCTCACGCCGGGCGCCTTCGTGCACGGGATGGTCGTCCAGCACGAGCACCAGCACATCGAGACCATGCTGGCCACGCTCGAGCTGGCCGAGGAGTCCGACTGGCTCCCCACGGCAGAGGAGCCCCCGGCGGGCGGCATCGTCTCCGGAGAGGTCCTGGTCGACGGCGGACCCTTCGTCATGGGAACCGACACCGAGCCGTGGGCCTACGACAACGAACGCCCCGCCCACGTGGTCGACCTGGCGCCTTTCTGGATCGACGCGGCGCCGGTGACCAACGCCCAGTACCTGGCCTTCGTGGAATCAGGGGCCTATCAGGAGCCCCGCTGGTGGTCGCCGGCGGGGTGGGCCTGGCGCGAGGAGTCGGGGCTCGCCCACCCGGGCGGATGGTGCGCCGAGGGCGCGGCTTCCAGGTCCGAGATCCGCTTCGGCCGCCGTCACGACCTGGCCCTCGATCAGCCGGTCGAGCACGTGTGCTGGCACGAGGCCGACGCCTTCGCCCGGTGGGCGGGCAAGCGCCTGCCCACCGAGCCCGAGTGGGAAAAGGCCGCCTCATGGGGCCGCGACGGGCACAAGCGCGCCTACCCGTGGGGTGACGACGATCCCACGCCCGCCCTCGCCAACCTGGGGCAGGCCCATCTCGGTCCGGCTCCGGTCGGCGCCTACCCGGCCGGCGTGAGCCCGTGGGGCTGTCACCAGATGATCGGTGACGTGTGGGAGTGGACGGCGTCCGATTTCCTGGCGTACCCCGGGTTCGCCTCGTTCCCGTACCGGGAGTACTCGGAGGTCTTCTACGGGAGTGAGTACAAGGTGCTGCGGGGCGGCTCGTGGGCGACAGACCCCACCGCCATCCGGACCACGTTCCGCAATTGGGACTACCCGATCCGACGCCAGATCTTCGCCGGCTTTCGCTGCGCAAGGGATGCGTGA
- the egtC gene encoding ergothioneine biosynthesis protein EgtC has product MCRLVGYLGPPVTLEELLLEPENSLLHQSWAPERQTHGTVNADGFGAGWYDLSSRPEPARYRRAGPMWADRSFASLAGLVRSGTVLAAVRSATPPAPAEESGTPPFTSGGWLFAHNGAVDGFRDSPGATLRRALSDNRLAGIEGAADSEVLFALTLERLDAGAAPEEALASVVVQVTSVTTGRLTMLLTDGRRLAAVVCGEALYRIGRDDDGTDDDGTDGLVVASEPSDARSGWRHLPEGTLLSAWDGGARVRESTF; this is encoded by the coding sequence GTGTGCCGACTGGTCGGCTATCTCGGCCCACCCGTGACGCTCGAAGAGCTCTTGCTGGAACCGGAGAACTCGCTGCTCCACCAGTCCTGGGCCCCGGAACGACAGACGCACGGCACGGTCAACGCCGACGGGTTCGGGGCCGGCTGGTACGACCTGTCGAGCAGGCCAGAGCCGGCGCGGTACCGGCGGGCGGGACCGATGTGGGCCGACCGCTCCTTCGCCAGCCTGGCCGGACTGGTTCGCAGCGGCACTGTCCTGGCCGCGGTGCGCAGCGCCACCCCGCCAGCGCCGGCCGAGGAGAGCGGTACGCCGCCGTTCACCTCGGGAGGGTGGCTGTTCGCCCACAACGGCGCCGTGGACGGCTTTCGCGACAGCCCGGGCGCCACCCTTCGCCGGGCGCTGTCGGACAACCGGCTGGCAGGTATCGAGGGGGCCGCCGACTCCGAGGTGCTCTTCGCCCTCACCCTCGAACGACTCGACGCCGGCGCCGCCCCCGAGGAAGCGCTCGCGTCGGTCGTGGTGCAGGTCACCTCCGTCACCACCGGCCGGCTGACGATGCTGCTCACCGACGGGCGACGGTTGGCCGCCGTGGTGTGCGGCGAGGCGCTGTACCGAATCGGGCGCGACGACGATGGGACCGACGACGACGGGACCGACGGGCTCGTCGTGGCGTCCGAGCCCTCCGACGCCCGGTCCGGTTGGCGACACCTCCCCGAGGGCACGCTGCTGTCGGCCTGGGACGGAGGTGCACGAGTCCGTGAATCGACCTTCTGA
- the egtD gene encoding L-histidine N(alpha)-methyltransferase: MTSPPSIRIDVHLDAAQLRAALRTEARAGLTASPKELSPKWFYDERGSELFEAITRLPEYYPTRREQEILDTNAGTIADLAGADTVVELGSGTSAKTRTLLDAFAARGRLDRFVAFDVSEPTLRAAAASIAGEYPGVAVHAVVGDFDHHLGDLPREGRRLVAFLGGTIGNLGPDRRASFLKELSASLGPGDTFLLGTDLVKDVARLEAAYNDSAGVTATFNRNVLAVLNRDLGADFHLERFEHVARFDRAREWIEMALRSTSDQVVTLADLDLQVSFFTGEEMRTEISAKFHRSALETQMDDAGLELVHWWTDAAGDFALSLWAPAGTGLGEAASS, from the coding sequence GTGACCAGTCCCCCGAGCATCCGCATCGACGTCCACCTCGACGCCGCGCAGCTCCGGGCCGCGCTGCGGACCGAGGCCCGGGCGGGGCTGACGGCGAGCCCCAAGGAGCTGTCACCCAAATGGTTCTACGACGAGCGGGGCTCGGAGCTGTTCGAGGCGATCACCCGGCTCCCGGAGTACTACCCGACTCGCAGGGAGCAGGAGATCCTCGACACGAACGCCGGGACCATCGCCGATCTGGCGGGCGCCGACACGGTCGTCGAGCTGGGCTCCGGCACCTCGGCGAAGACGAGGACTCTGCTGGACGCCTTCGCCGCCCGTGGCCGACTGGACCGCTTCGTGGCCTTCGACGTGAGTGAGCCGACCCTGCGTGCGGCGGCGGCTTCGATCGCCGGCGAGTACCCCGGCGTCGCCGTCCACGCCGTGGTTGGCGACTTCGACCACCATCTCGGCGACCTGCCCAGAGAAGGTCGACGCCTCGTCGCCTTCCTGGGGGGAACCATCGGCAACCTGGGGCCCGACCGACGGGCGTCGTTCCTGAAGGAGCTCTCGGCGTCGCTGGGCCCGGGGGATACCTTCCTGCTGGGCACCGACCTGGTGAAGGACGTCGCCCGGCTCGAGGCCGCGTACAACGACAGCGCCGGGGTAACGGCCACCTTCAACCGCAACGTCCTGGCCGTGCTCAACCGGGACTTGGGAGCGGACTTCCACCTCGAGCGGTTCGAGCACGTCGCACGGTTCGACCGCGCCCGGGAGTGGATCGAGATGGCGCTGCGCTCCACGTCCGATCAGGTCGTCACTCTGGCCGACCTCGATCTCCAGGTCTCGTTCTTCACCGGCGAGGAGATGCGCACCGAGATCAGCGCCAAGTTCCATCGCTCGGCGCTGGAAACTCAGATGGACGACGCTGGGCTGGAGCTTGTGCACTGGTGGACCGACGCCGCCGGCGACTTCGCCCTGTCGCTCTGGGCTCCGGCAGGAACCGGCCTCGGCGAGGCGGCTTCGTCCTAG
- a CDS encoding NUDIX domain-containing protein, which produces MDDVAAGAGPGGRPEDPETPAIPAATVILLRDQASGLETLMVRRSAGLQFGGMWVFPGGRIDPDDHPVSGPDDVMAAARRAAAREAAEEAGLVIDEGGLVPFSHWTPPAATPRRFSTWFFVAAAPSGSVTVDGGEIHDHAWVLPADALRRRDRGEFELAPPTWVSLHRLAGYADVAAAVADSEVRRPEVFATRVAKVEGGAVALYTGDAGYEDSVADRPGPRHRLWMLGSGWRYERSA; this is translated from the coding sequence ATGGACGACGTTGCTGCCGGAGCCGGCCCGGGAGGCCGACCCGAGGACCCGGAGACACCCGCCATCCCGGCGGCGACGGTGATCCTGCTGCGGGACCAGGCGTCGGGCCTCGAGACCCTCATGGTCCGGCGCAGTGCCGGGCTGCAGTTCGGCGGCATGTGGGTGTTCCCAGGCGGGCGGATCGATCCCGACGACCACCCGGTGAGCGGGCCTGACGACGTCATGGCCGCGGCCCGGCGGGCCGCGGCCAGAGAGGCGGCCGAGGAAGCCGGGCTGGTGATCGACGAGGGCGGGCTGGTCCCCTTCTCCCACTGGACGCCGCCTGCGGCGACGCCCAGGCGCTTCTCGACGTGGTTCTTCGTCGCAGCTGCCCCCTCGGGCTCGGTCACCGTGGACGGAGGAGAGATCCACGACCACGCCTGGGTACTTCCGGCCGACGCCCTGCGGCGCCGCGACCGGGGAGAGTTCGAGCTGGCCCCGCCCACGTGGGTGTCCCTCCATCGGCTGGCCGGGTACGCCGACGTGGCCGCCGCCGTCGCGGATTCGGAGGTCCGGCGACCAGAGGTCTTCGCCACGAGGGTGGCCAAGGTGGAGGGCGGGGCGGTCGCCCTCTACACCGGTGACGCCGGCTACGAGGACAGCGTGGCCGACCGGCCGGGCCCCCGGCACCGACTCTGGATGCTCGGGTCGGGCTGGCGCTACGAGCGGTCGGCGTGA
- a CDS encoding limonene-1,2-epoxide hydrolase family protein, whose protein sequence is MESPLELVRRFCSAWSDGVGAEDLAAFFTKDAVYHNIPLAPVTGRDDIATTIASFTTGVEGVEFRVLNIVGDGPVVLTERVDVFKLPDKSIELPVMGTFEVRDGEIAAWRDYFDMNQFTSQMG, encoded by the coding sequence ATGGAGAGTCCCCTCGAGTTGGTGCGCAGATTCTGTTCGGCCTGGTCCGACGGCGTGGGCGCCGAGGATCTGGCCGCCTTCTTCACCAAGGACGCCGTCTACCACAACATCCCGTTGGCACCGGTCACTGGCAGGGACGACATCGCCACCACCATCGCGTCGTTCACCACCGGGGTCGAGGGCGTCGAGTTCCGCGTGCTCAACATCGTCGGCGATGGCCCGGTCGTGCTCACCGAACGGGTGGACGTGTTCAAGCTCCCCGACAAGTCGATCGAGCTGCCGGTCATGGGGACCTTCGAGGTGCGAGACGGCGAGATCGCCGCATGGCGCGACTACTTCGACATGAACCAGTTCACGAGCCAGATGGGGTAG
- a CDS encoding endo-1,4-beta-xylanase, whose amino-acid sequence MANEHGQVKTPASHHHGRKPWWRRVRASGMMILLVVMLITFGGVAGTTAASASSVVSNPPTLLPYANQRGIFFGSAADYWNLPASVDPLYASTLAANYNGVTAENAMKFAPTEPAKDQYDFSVADPIVAFAAAHNMHVRGHNLVWGDNNPAWLEEGTWTRDQLIQIMHDHISNVVTHFKDKFPGTVTQWDVVNEAVAGPGQLVPNVWERVIGPDYIPMAFQFARQADPRAQLYLNDYGGEGLGPKSDAINWVAAYYKANGAPIDGVGLESHFDLNPPRQSDIATNMARLASEGLKVAVTEMDVRVSMPSGALSPSASVQLAQAKIYHDTLATCLAHPTCTTFVTWGFTDKYSWIPVGFPGYGWALPFTNLYVHKWAYMDLAVALQGA is encoded by the coding sequence ATGGCGAACGAGCACGGGCAGGTCAAGACCCCAGCAAGCCACCACCATGGCAGAAAGCCCTGGTGGCGACGGGTCCGCGCCAGCGGGATGATGATCCTGTTGGTTGTGATGCTGATCACATTTGGTGGCGTGGCGGGCACCACTGCCGCCTCCGCCTCCTCGGTCGTCAGCAACCCTCCAACGTTGCTGCCGTACGCGAACCAGCGGGGGATCTTCTTCGGATCCGCGGCCGACTATTGGAATCTCCCGGCCTCGGTCGATCCGCTCTATGCCTCGACCCTCGCGGCCAATTACAACGGAGTGACCGCCGAGAACGCCATGAAGTTTGCGCCCACCGAGCCGGCCAAGGACCAGTACGACTTCAGCGTGGCCGACCCCATCGTCGCCTTCGCGGCCGCCCACAACATGCACGTCCGAGGTCACAACCTGGTGTGGGGCGACAACAACCCGGCCTGGTTGGAGGAGGGCACCTGGACCCGTGACCAGCTCATCCAGATCATGCACGACCACATCTCCAACGTCGTCACTCATTTCAAGGACAAGTTCCCCGGCACCGTGACGCAATGGGACGTGGTGAACGAGGCGGTGGCGGGTCCCGGTCAGCTGGTGCCGAACGTCTGGGAGCGAGTCATCGGCCCGGACTACATCCCGATGGCGTTTCAGTTCGCACGTCAGGCTGATCCGAGGGCCCAGCTTTACCTCAACGACTACGGCGGGGAGGGTCTCGGACCGAAGTCGGACGCCATCAACTGGGTCGCTGCCTACTACAAGGCCAATGGTGCGCCGATCGACGGCGTTGGTCTCGAGTCGCACTTCGACCTCAACCCACCTCGGCAATCCGATATCGCCACGAACATGGCCCGTCTGGCCTCAGAGGGTCTGAAGGTGGCGGTGACCGAGATGGATGTCCGGGTGTCCATGCCTTCCGGAGCTCTGTCGCCCAGCGCCAGTGTCCAACTCGCCCAGGCAAAGATCTATCACGACACTCTGGCGACGTGCCTTGCTCATCCTACCTGCACCACGTTCGTGACCTGGGGATTTACGGACAAGTACTCGTGGATACCCGTTGGCTTCCCGGGGTACGGCTGGGCTCTGCCCTTCACCAACTTGTATGTCCACAAGTGGGCGTACATGGACCTCGCAGTGGCGCTTCAGGGCGCCTGA
- a CDS encoding response regulator transcription factor, protein MSRVRVLAVEDDTSVQYLLRHAAEAEGLDLTVEPDGPKGLATAQSFKPDLAILDVMLPGPFDGFDVARRLHDRCDVGVLFLTGATTLEDRLAGFRAGGDDYLTKPFYVEELQARITAILRRRGLSAAAIWRVGDLSVDNGAREVFRGEDLIELTRTEFELISVLVRRPGRVVHRAALATEVWGYEQSGNVMEAHMSSLRRKLEAYGDRCIHTVRGVGYVVRNPRPGADR, encoded by the coding sequence ATGTCTCGGGTCCGAGTGCTCGCTGTCGAGGACGACACCAGCGTCCAGTACCTCCTCCGCCATGCGGCCGAGGCGGAGGGCCTGGACCTGACGGTCGAGCCCGACGGTCCCAAAGGTCTTGCCACCGCACAATCCTTCAAGCCGGATCTGGCGATCCTCGACGTGATGTTGCCGGGCCCCTTCGATGGCTTCGACGTGGCCAGGCGGCTCCACGACCGCTGCGATGTCGGGGTCTTGTTCCTTACCGGGGCGACCACGCTGGAGGATCGCCTGGCCGGGTTCCGGGCCGGGGGCGATGACTACCTGACCAAGCCGTTCTATGTCGAGGAGCTCCAGGCTCGCATCACGGCCATACTCCGCCGCCGCGGGCTGTCGGCGGCGGCAATTTGGAGGGTCGGGGACCTGAGCGTCGACAACGGAGCGCGCGAGGTGTTCCGGGGCGAAGACCTGATCGAGCTGACCCGGACGGAGTTCGAGCTGATCAGCGTTCTGGTACGCAGGCCCGGCCGCGTCGTCCATCGAGCAGCGTTGGCCACCGAGGTCTGGGGCTACGAGCAGAGCGGCAACGTTATGGAAGCCCACATGAGCTCGTTGCGCCGCAAGCTTGAGGCGTACGGAGACCGGTGCATCCACACCGTGCGGGGCGTTGGGTATGTAGTTCGCAACCCCCGACCGGGGGCCGATCGCTAG
- a CDS encoding glycoside hydrolase family 5 protein: MAGQVYTGSAWSEAATRGRSVGAILGFISSSGSVTNVVWGQAAPDTTAAWSKTNPVVGVAPPGTAYVELGVLAYGTDQGETHYLDTASITTHASGSTNLIGPLHTTGNKIEDANNQIVTPRGVNSDWLDWNSSIWAGTPLDDNSVAHMKQWGANVVRVLLSENFWNSKDCLYAPGYAAAVDQAVQSITSRGMVAMLDLHNNGRTSCDNHVSNQQRMADSPGSVDFWKSVASRYKNNPLVAFDLYNEPHDITWAVWRNGGQLTDSDGVTWQAAGMQQLYNAVRGRGAHNLIFVSGDNWANTPPPATSLLSGSNIVYAAHYYTCPQAPPPSCTTPNPYDPTPVLNQWTTLAGRLPVMLTEFGWPDPASGTYNQNVINWAESKGIGWTPYVWAQGGAAGTTSAFGYLADQNVFEPAASGMPVLAGLARNS; the protein is encoded by the coding sequence GTGGCCGGACAGGTCTATACCGGCTCGGCCTGGTCCGAGGCGGCAACGAGGGGCCGATCGGTCGGCGCCATCCTCGGCTTCATCTCCTCTAGCGGCTCGGTCACCAACGTCGTGTGGGGGCAAGCCGCTCCGGACACGACCGCAGCTTGGTCCAAGACCAACCCCGTGGTCGGTGTCGCCCCTCCGGGTACTGCCTACGTGGAGCTCGGCGTCCTCGCCTATGGCACCGATCAAGGCGAGACGCACTACCTGGACACCGCTTCGATCACGACGCACGCCTCGGGCTCGACGAACCTCATCGGGCCGTTGCACACGACGGGGAACAAGATCGAGGACGCCAACAACCAGATCGTGACACCGCGGGGCGTGAACAGTGACTGGCTGGACTGGAACTCCTCGATCTGGGCGGGGACGCCACTCGATGACAACAGCGTCGCCCACATGAAGCAGTGGGGTGCCAACGTCGTGCGCGTGCTTCTCAGCGAGAACTTCTGGAACTCCAAGGATTGCCTCTACGCTCCGGGCTACGCCGCGGCGGTCGACCAGGCCGTGCAGTCCATCACCTCCCGGGGCATGGTGGCGATGCTCGATCTGCATAACAACGGCCGGACCTCCTGTGACAACCACGTCTCCAATCAACAGCGCATGGCCGACTCGCCGGGCTCGGTCGACTTCTGGAAGTCGGTTGCCAGCCGGTACAAGAACAATCCTCTCGTTGCCTTCGACCTGTACAACGAGCCCCACGACATCACGTGGGCCGTGTGGCGCAATGGCGGCCAGCTCACCGACTCCGACGGGGTGACCTGGCAGGCCGCCGGCATGCAGCAGCTCTATAACGCCGTGCGGGGAAGGGGAGCTCACAACTTGATCTTCGTGAGCGGCGACAACTGGGCCAACACGCCGCCTCCGGCCACATCTCTCCTGTCGGGCTCAAACATCGTGTACGCCGCCCACTACTACACGTGCCCACAGGCGCCTCCTCCCAGCTGCACCACGCCGAACCCATATGACCCGACGCCTGTGCTGAACCAGTGGACCACCCTGGCTGGGCGCCTACCGGTGATGTTGACCGAGTTCGGCTGGCCCGATCCGGCCAGCGGGACCTACAACCAGAACGTGATCAACTGGGCGGAGTCGAAGGGCATCGGTTGGACGCCGTACGTCTGGGCCCAGGGTGGAGCGGCGGGGACGACCTCGGCATTCGGGTACCTCGCTGACCAGAACGTGTTCGAGCCGGCGGCGTCGGGCATGCCCGTGCTTGCCGGTCTGGCCCGCAACTCCTAG
- a CDS encoding Zn-dependent alcohol dehydrogenase: MKAAVLPEVGAPLQIADIDLASPGPHQVQVRVAASGVCHSDLSMQNGGIPYPLPAVLGHEGSGVVEAVGSAVTRVQPGDHVVLSWIPPCRACARCLGGQPVLCERGLTEALSAPYATWEGRPLLAGMGTATFAERTLVLERSVVPIDSSLSLEVAALVGCAVTTGVGAVINTARVPPGSTVAVVGCGGVGLSAVQGAVVAGATSVVAVDRVYEKLSLARSMGATEVVDASKNDAVDAVQELTGGRGVDFAFEVVGSPPTIKQAFGMTRRGGTTVLVGAGRPDEDVSFTAMELFVDAKSILGCVYGSADPDRDFPRLLELDRAGRLQLDRLISRRIALDDVNDAFRAMEAGEVARSIIVFSEG, from the coding sequence GTGAAGGCGGCGGTGCTCCCCGAGGTCGGAGCCCCGCTCCAGATCGCCGATATCGACCTGGCGTCGCCTGGACCCCACCAGGTCCAGGTGCGGGTGGCGGCGAGCGGCGTGTGCCACTCGGACCTCTCGATGCAGAACGGCGGGATCCCTTATCCGCTGCCAGCAGTGCTCGGCCACGAAGGGTCCGGAGTGGTGGAAGCCGTCGGGTCGGCGGTGACCCGTGTGCAGCCCGGTGATCACGTCGTGCTCTCGTGGATCCCACCTTGTCGGGCCTGTGCTCGGTGCCTCGGCGGCCAGCCCGTCCTCTGTGAGCGCGGCCTCACCGAAGCCTTGTCGGCGCCGTACGCGACGTGGGAGGGAAGACCGCTGCTCGCCGGCATGGGCACGGCGACGTTCGCCGAGCGGACGCTCGTGTTGGAGCGGTCGGTCGTGCCGATCGACTCCTCGTTGTCGCTCGAGGTCGCCGCGCTGGTGGGCTGCGCGGTGACCACTGGCGTCGGTGCCGTCATCAACACCGCCCGGGTGCCTCCGGGGTCGACGGTCGCCGTGGTGGGATGCGGTGGCGTCGGGCTCTCGGCGGTGCAGGGAGCCGTGGTGGCGGGAGCCACCTCGGTTGTGGCGGTGGACCGGGTGTACGAGAAGCTCTCGCTCGCAAGGAGCATGGGTGCGACCGAGGTCGTGGACGCGTCCAAGAACGATGCGGTTGACGCCGTGCAGGAGCTGACCGGAGGCCGAGGCGTCGACTTCGCCTTCGAGGTGGTGGGCTCGCCACCGACGATCAAGCAGGCGTTCGGGATGACGCGGCGGGGTGGCACGACGGTTCTCGTTGGTGCGGGGCGCCCGGACGAGGACGTGTCCTTCACGGCCATGGAGCTGTTCGTCGACGCAAAATCCATTCTCGGGTGCGTGTACGGGTCGGCCGACCCGGATCGGGACTTCCCCCGACTGCTGGAGCTCGATCGGGCTGGACGCCTCCAGCTGGACCGCCTGATCAGCCGCCGCATCGCCCTCGACGACGTGAACGACGCCTTCCGGGCCATGGAGGCGGGCGAGGTGGCGCGCAGCATCATCGTCTTCAGCGAGGGCTGA